One Dokdonia sp. Dokd-P16 genomic window carries:
- a CDS encoding acyl-CoA thioesterase, with protein MQARTPTDSKTTLTDLVLPSETNPLGNLFGGELLARMDRAASIAARRHSRRIVVTASVNHVAFNRMVPLGSVVTVEAKISRAFRTSMEIVIDVWIEDRESGLKSQANEAIYTFVAVDEQGIPVLVPQVTPESDLEKKRYDAALRRKQLSLVLAGKMKPEDATELKALFI; from the coding sequence ATGCAAGCACGTACGCCTACTGATTCAAAAACAACACTAACAGATTTAGTACTACCTAGTGAGACTAACCCTTTGGGTAATCTCTTTGGAGGTGAGTTACTCGCTCGTATGGATAGAGCTGCAAGTATTGCTGCAAGGCGACACTCTCGTCGTATTGTAGTAACTGCATCTGTAAACCACGTAGCCTTTAACCGCATGGTTCCTCTAGGAAGTGTAGTAACTGTAGAAGCAAAGATTTCTCGCGCTTTTAGAACCTCTATGGAGATTGTGATTGACGTGTGGATAGAAGACCGTGAGAGCGGCTTAAAATCGCAGGCTAATGAAGCAATCTATACCTTTGTTGCCGTAGATGAGCAAGGAATCCCAGTTCTAGTACCACAGGTAACTCCAGAGTCTGATCTTGAGAAGAAACGATATGACGCCGCACTGCGACGTAAGCAACTATCACTTGTGCTCGCTGGTAAAATGAAACCAGAAGACGCAACAGAGCTTAAAGCTTTATTTATATAA
- the dprA gene encoding DNA-processing protein DprA, which yields MSEKELLSLLTLQHTPNLGDGTIKKLIQQFGSAEEVLKQPKTTLLKIDGIGNHKLSAFGEEKYYAFAKEELSFVQSNDIKATTYTDPDYPQRLKYCIDGPVVLFSRGNINWNNPRIISIVGTRKITTYGEHFLKKFIKEIAPLNPLIISGFAYGVDITAHKACIDHGLQNIGVLAHGLNQVYPKVHSKYMSGVEENGGFVTDFWSRSSFVHTNFLQRNRIIAGLSEATIVIESAEKGGSLVTADFANGYNRDVFAVPGRADDKQSLGCNNLIKQQRANLMTGAADLVYILNWKLEEKQQPAVQKQLFVELTEEEKVVWRFLNENGKELMDIIALNCKLPTFKIASILLQMELKGVVRPLPGKLFELT from the coding sequence ATGTCCGAAAAAGAATTACTTTCCTTGCTTACATTACAGCATACTCCTAATTTAGGTGATGGGACCATCAAGAAATTAATACAACAATTTGGGAGTGCAGAGGAGGTACTAAAACAGCCTAAAACCACGCTTCTCAAAATAGATGGAATAGGAAATCATAAACTTAGTGCATTTGGTGAGGAGAAGTATTACGCTTTCGCGAAAGAAGAACTTTCCTTCGTACAGTCTAATGATATTAAGGCAACTACCTACACAGATCCAGACTATCCACAACGGTTGAAATATTGTATAGATGGACCAGTTGTGCTCTTTTCTCGAGGAAACATTAACTGGAATAATCCGCGAATTATTAGTATTGTGGGCACTCGTAAGATCACTACTTATGGTGAGCATTTCTTAAAAAAATTCATCAAAGAGATAGCTCCGCTCAATCCGCTTATTATTTCGGGATTTGCTTATGGAGTAGATATTACAGCACACAAAGCGTGTATTGACCACGGTTTACAAAACATAGGTGTACTTGCTCATGGTCTCAACCAAGTATATCCAAAAGTGCATAGTAAGTACATGAGTGGAGTAGAGGAGAATGGGGGTTTTGTTACAGATTTCTGGAGTCGTAGTAGTTTTGTGCATACTAATTTCTTGCAACGCAACCGTATTATAGCAGGCCTTTCTGAAGCTACTATTGTGATTGAATCTGCAGAGAAAGGAGGATCCCTTGTAACTGCAGATTTTGCAAATGGCTATAATCGCGATGTATTTGCAGTACCCGGACGTGCAGATGATAAGCAAAGTTTAGGATGCAATAATCTCATCAAGCAGCAACGGGCAAATCTCATGACAGGCGCAGCCGACCTTGTGTATATTCTCAACTGGAAACTAGAAGAAAAGCAGCAGCCAGCCGTTCAAAAGCAACTTTTTGTAGAACTCACAGAAGAAGAAAAGGTAGTGTGGCGATTCCTTAACGAGAATGGAAAGGAGCTTATGGACATTATTGCTCTCAACTGCAAGCTACCCACTTTTAAGATCGCGAGTATATTGTTACAAATGGAACTCAAAGGAGTGGTAAGACCATTGCCAGGAAAGTTATTTGAGTTGACGTAA
- a CDS encoding murein hydrolase activator EnvC family protein → MQKGKFAFIFIVICFLTLLMSQAALGQSAKQRQLEQRREALKKEMQQLQRLRETNKKKEVSILTQVEDLDTKIRLRSDLIKVTNSQANLLTREINENLEKMENLRKELAILKEDYSDMIRKSYKSKSGQSKIMFLLSSESFKQAYKRTQYMKQYANYRKKQGLQIKERTTLIQETNKKLVKQKDDKEALIAENRIARRELDKEKERQDELVKEIRKKSSSYIAQIKTKQQEADRIDRQIDKLIADAIAASNKKAGKSASSKTFAMTPAEVALAKEFSGNKGRLIWPVVRGRVTRRFGKSAHPTLPGITLTNSGVDIETDPDAAVRAVFAGEVTQIQDMQGGTITVFIRHGDYLTVYTNLKSIKVKQGDKISFKQEIGQVTRNAFSGKSILKFSVRKNTSKLNPADWVLNM, encoded by the coding sequence ATGCAAAAAGGTAAGTTCGCATTCATCTTTATTGTAATCTGTTTCTTGACGTTATTGATGTCACAGGCAGCTCTTGGGCAATCTGCAAAGCAAAGACAGTTAGAACAGCGCAGAGAGGCTCTTAAAAAGGAAATGCAGCAGTTGCAACGCTTGCGCGAAACAAATAAAAAGAAAGAGGTTTCTATCCTCACACAAGTAGAAGATCTTGATACAAAAATTAGACTGCGTTCAGATCTTATAAAAGTTACTAATAGTCAGGCTAATTTACTTACTCGAGAGATTAATGAAAACCTCGAGAAAATGGAAAACTTACGTAAGGAACTTGCCATTCTCAAGGAGGATTATAGTGATATGATTCGTAAGTCTTATAAGAGCAAGAGTGGTCAAAGTAAGATTATGTTTCTCTTATCTAGTGAGAGTTTTAAGCAAGCATATAAGCGTACGCAATACATGAAGCAGTATGCAAATTACCGTAAGAAGCAAGGCTTGCAGATTAAGGAGCGCACCACGCTCATTCAAGAAACAAACAAGAAGCTAGTTAAACAAAAAGATGATAAGGAAGCACTTATTGCAGAAAATAGAATTGCTAGAAGAGAGCTTGATAAAGAGAAAGAACGTCAAGACGAACTAGTAAAAGAGATTCGTAAAAAATCAAGTAGCTACATTGCCCAGATTAAAACAAAACAACAAGAGGCAGACCGTATAGACAGACAAATAGATAAACTCATTGCAGATGCTATTGCAGCGAGCAATAAAAAAGCCGGAAAGTCGGCTAGCAGTAAGACATTTGCTATGACTCCTGCAGAGGTTGCGCTTGCTAAAGAATTTTCTGGAAATAAAGGTAGATTAATATGGCCAGTAGTGCGAGGTAGAGTGACGCGTCGCTTTGGTAAATCTGCACACCCTACGCTTCCTGGAATTACACTTACTAATAGCGGTGTAGATATCGAGACAGATCCAGATGCAGCAGTGAGAGCTGTGTTTGCAGGAGAGGTTACTCAGATACAAGATATGCAAGGAGGTACTATTACAGTTTTTATACGTCATGGAGATTACCTCACTGTCTATACAAATCTCAAGAGCATTAAGGTGAAACAAGGAGATAAAATTTCTTTTAAACAGGAGATTGGTCAAGTGACACGCAACGCTTTTAGTGGGAAGAGTATTCTTAAATTCTCGGTGCGTAAAAATACGTCAAAGCTCAACCCAGCAGATTGGGTACTTAATATGTAA
- a CDS encoding nicotinic acid mononucleotide adenyltransferase, whose amino-acid sequence MKTIKKLFAVALIAALFTSCYTEEIVVVDPYVEVDNGPSLNQVLSQYEIFYVDIDASSGNLTVPFLQKAFTVSFRNGTIFANNNLSGLGQNGGGFGIDVGAYDTFGYELDAYHDLDGDYSFDVRVLSGNEIELFHPSTGAVYILVGYQRSTFDYDLVFYNNIHYFLQEFEAWEKIYTSEEGEINPFDNENFLQFLPAGQSGNFRSSEDGNGTSVNNIFWDYDGIYDVNDVPGDFYLKTLTLDYNFPDNEFFDLTVIDDETIELFQVNTGTTYQFRGRGYIQFRTATDGKSKNAPKLRKKTADIKAEIKALTEKKAAALKK is encoded by the coding sequence ATGAAAACGATCAAAAAATTATTTGCAGTAGCGCTTATCGCAGCTCTATTTACTTCTTGTTATACAGAAGAGATCGTAGTAGTAGATCCTTATGTTGAAGTAGATAATGGACCTTCACTTAATCAAGTGTTGAGTCAGTATGAAATATTTTATGTAGATATCGATGCCTCTTCTGGTAATCTTACCGTACCATTTTTACAAAAGGCATTTACAGTATCCTTTAGAAACGGAACCATCTTTGCAAACAACAACTTATCTGGTCTAGGTCAGAATGGTGGAGGATTTGGTATTGATGTGGGAGCTTATGACACTTTTGGGTATGAGCTAGATGCTTATCATGATCTAGATGGAGATTATTCTTTTGACGTGCGTGTATTATCTGGTAATGAGATAGAGTTATTTCACCCATCAACTGGAGCAGTATATATCCTTGTAGGATACCAACGTAGCACTTTTGACTATGACTTGGTTTTTTATAATAACATCCACTACTTCTTGCAAGAATTTGAAGCTTGGGAAAAAATATATACGAGTGAGGAAGGAGAAATAAATCCTTTTGATAATGAGAATTTCTTACAGTTTTTACCTGCGGGACAGTCTGGAAACTTTAGAAGCTCTGAAGATGGTAATGGAACGTCTGTAAATAATATCTTTTGGGATTATGATGGTATCTACGATGTAAATGATGTGCCTGGAGATTTCTACTTAAAGACTTTAACATTAGATTATAATTTTCCAGACAATGAGTTCTTTGACCTTACCGTTATTGATGATGAAACGATAGAGCTGTTTCAAGTAAACACGGGAACTACTTACCAGTTTAGAGGTAGAGGGTATATCCAGTTTAGAACAGCAACAGATGGAAAGAGTAAAAATGCGCCAAAACTTCGTAAGAAAACGGCAGACATTAAAGCAGAAATAAAAGCGCTTACAGAAAAGAAAGCAGCAGCGCTTAAAAAGTAA
- a CDS encoding DUF4292 domain-containing protein: MKKLGYILLVIVLASCGGAKKVTTTETVEDISSKRLVKEYYNNAIDFTTFDARTKIKYRDKKGTKPTVTLTIRIEKDKQIWMNASLIGFSGARALITPQKVQFYDKLNNQYFDGDFTFLSQYLGVEIDFFQLQRLLTGQTVYDLREGKYSFKETQNGYEVTPRKQLDKVNLFFGINTQNFVTQEQRIEQMDNGGSLDIAYGDYKEVGTKIFPFLLDILADDGKNQSQVQIEYRDIDLNGEVRMPFSIPSGYQEIKLNAKR, encoded by the coding sequence ATGAAGAAGCTAGGCTACATATTATTAGTAATAGTGCTCGCAAGTTGCGGTGGTGCAAAGAAAGTTACTACCACAGAGACAGTAGAAGATATTTCTTCTAAGCGTCTTGTAAAGGAATATTATAATAATGCGATAGATTTCACAACTTTTGACGCTCGTACAAAAATCAAGTACAGAGATAAAAAAGGTACAAAGCCTACAGTTACTCTTACTATCCGTATTGAAAAGGATAAACAAATCTGGATGAATGCATCCTTGATAGGCTTTTCTGGTGCTCGTGCTTTAATAACTCCACAGAAGGTGCAGTTTTATGATAAGCTCAACAATCAATACTTTGATGGTGACTTTACATTTTTAAGTCAGTATCTAGGTGTAGAAATAGACTTTTTCCAACTACAGCGGTTACTTACAGGACAAACTGTGTATGACTTGAGAGAAGGGAAGTATAGTTTTAAAGAAACTCAAAATGGCTACGAGGTCACCCCAAGAAAGCAACTTGATAAAGTCAATCTATTTTTTGGCATTAATACTCAAAACTTTGTTACTCAAGAGCAGCGTATTGAGCAAATGGATAATGGAGGATCGCTTGATATTGCTTATGGCGATTATAAAGAAGTAGGAACCAAGATATTTCCATTCTTATTAGACATCCTTGCAGATGACGGTAAGAACCAGTCTCAAGTACAAATAGAGTATCGTGATATAGATTTAAACGGAGAAGTACGCATGCCATTTTCTATTCCTTCTGGATACCAAGAAATCAAGCTCAATGCAAAAAGGTAA
- a CDS encoding tetratricopeptide repeat protein: MNKGIYILILTVLFTLSRKRTYAQQPQEVTPFADENVDDLGDVSDAFQTAFFEALKQKGIENYERAITSLNKCIAVEPELAILYFERGKNEVFLKNYDEAASDFNTYLGIKPNDVDVLEALYEVHFQQQDYEAAATTVKKLIEFDVQYKEDLARIYTSTKRYEEALDLIEELDDEIGSDIYRDRLKSKLYVLSGNTNRQVKEIEKNIASNPKSEAEYLKLILLYSEQGDTQKAYETALELQKVNPYADEVHLALYKFNLNDGKIDEAIASMQKVLESTRMSPPAKHRVLNDFVLFVNRNPKYEPELERAIAIFDTQVADANIYQELATYYIQKGNKAKALPYLIKALDSEPENLELIKNTSLLLLDAGDFEKVEDVVADGLDLYPSQPLLYLTYGVALNKQGKFKAAIDQLELGVDYIIEDLIMEMDFYKQLGDAHMGDGDAAKAARYYSKVKELKSQGN; this comes from the coding sequence ATGAACAAGGGAATTTACATACTCATACTGACGGTGCTTTTTACGCTTTCGCGAAAGCGTACTTATGCACAGCAACCGCAAGAGGTAACACCTTTTGCAGATGAGAATGTAGATGACTTAGGTGATGTGTCAGATGCTTTTCAAACTGCTTTTTTTGAAGCTCTTAAGCAAAAGGGGATTGAAAATTATGAACGCGCCATCACATCATTAAATAAGTGCATCGCTGTAGAACCTGAGCTTGCCATATTATATTTTGAGAGAGGTAAAAACGAAGTGTTTCTCAAAAACTATGATGAGGCTGCATCAGATTTTAATACATACTTAGGTATCAAACCTAATGATGTAGATGTTTTAGAGGCATTATACGAAGTTCACTTCCAGCAGCAAGATTATGAAGCTGCAGCTACCACGGTAAAAAAGCTTATCGAGTTTGATGTGCAGTACAAGGAAGATCTTGCACGCATTTATACAAGCACAAAGCGATACGAAGAAGCACTTGACCTCATTGAAGAGCTGGATGATGAGATAGGGAGTGACATATACCGAGATCGATTAAAGAGTAAATTATATGTGCTTTCTGGTAATACAAATAGACAGGTAAAGGAGATAGAAAAGAATATTGCTTCAAACCCAAAGAGCGAAGCAGAGTATCTCAAACTTATATTATTGTACAGTGAGCAAGGCGACACGCAAAAGGCATACGAAACTGCACTTGAGCTACAAAAAGTAAATCCATATGCAGACGAAGTTCACCTAGCTTTATACAAGTTTAACCTTAATGACGGGAAGATAGACGAAGCAATCGCCTCTATGCAAAAGGTGCTTGAAAGTACGCGTATGAGTCCACCAGCAAAACACCGAGTGCTTAATGACTTTGTACTCTTTGTAAATAGAAACCCAAAGTACGAGCCGGAGCTAGAGCGAGCCATTGCAATTTTTGACACCCAAGTAGCAGATGCAAATATTTACCAAGAGCTGGCTACTTATTACATTCAAAAAGGAAATAAGGCGAAGGCATTGCCATACCTTATTAAAGCGTTAGATAGTGAGCCAGAAAATCTCGAACTGATAAAAAACACAAGTTTATTATTACTAGACGCAGGTGATTTTGAAAAAGTAGAAGATGTAGTGGCAGATGGTCTTGATTTATATCCATCGCAGCCATTACTGTATCTTACTTATGGCGTAGCATTAAATAAACAAGGTAAGTTCAAAGCTGCTATTGATCAGCTGGAACTTGGTGTAGATTATATTATTGAAGATTTGATCATGGAGATGGACTTTTACAAACAGCTGGGAGATGCACACATGGGTGATGGTGATGCTGCAAAAGCAGCCCGTTATTACAGCAAGGTAAAAGAACTTAAATCACAAGGAAATTAA
- a CDS encoding CsbD family protein yields MNSTELEGKWNQVKGDFKQKYGKHFDDDETFADGKFDEVVGRIQEKTGKTKEAIKEEVEKW; encoded by the coding sequence ATGAACAGCACAGAACTAGAAGGAAAGTGGAATCAAGTAAAAGGAGATTTCAAACAGAAATACGGAAAGCACTTTGACGACGACGAGACATTTGCAGATGGAAAATTTGATGAAGTTGTAGGTCGCATCCAAGAAAAGACTGGAAAAACCAAAGAAGCTATTAAAGAAGAAGTAGAAAAGTGGTAA
- a CDS encoding SPOR domain-containing protein: MQLDQYISDLLYRYECVILPGFGAFLTQIQSAQIHSTTHAFYPPKKKLSFNAQLTDSDGLLANYISKTEMIPHEEASTRIKTYVRFLFDSLHKGEAQTLSNIGTLSLDTESRLQFEPSYHLNYLTDSFGLSSFTSPEILREVYKEEVTALESTTPIAFTPERKAASSWMKYAAAAVIAFGLIGAVGFNYVKDVEQHNYVSHQEAEKQLEDKIQEATFEIPNPLPAIKLSLTKPGGSYHIVAGAFRMEENAQTRVDQLTEQGFKARKIGTNKYGLHQVVYGSYTDSQEALAALKSIRSTDNKEAWLLVQEME; the protein is encoded by the coding sequence ATGCAGTTAGATCAGTACATAAGCGATTTATTATATAGATATGAATGTGTGATATTACCTGGTTTTGGGGCGTTTTTGACTCAAATCCAGAGTGCACAGATTCACTCAACAACCCATGCCTTCTACCCGCCAAAAAAGAAGCTTTCTTTTAACGCGCAACTTACAGATAGTGATGGATTGCTAGCAAATTATATTTCTAAAACTGAAATGATCCCTCATGAGGAAGCGAGTACTCGTATTAAAACGTACGTGCGTTTTCTTTTTGACAGTCTTCACAAGGGAGAAGCACAGACACTATCAAACATAGGTACACTTTCTCTAGACACAGAAAGCAGGTTACAATTTGAGCCATCATACCACCTTAATTATCTTACAGATTCTTTTGGTCTTTCTTCATTTACCTCTCCAGAGATTTTAAGAGAAGTATACAAAGAAGAAGTTACTGCTCTAGAAAGCACGACCCCTATTGCTTTTACTCCAGAACGCAAGGCAGCGAGCTCGTGGATGAAGTATGCAGCTGCAGCTGTAATAGCTTTTGGCCTTATAGGCGCTGTAGGATTTAACTATGTAAAAGATGTAGAGCAGCATAACTATGTTTCTCATCAAGAGGCAGAAAAGCAACTAGAAGATAAAATTCAAGAAGCTACTTTTGAGATACCTAATCCGCTACCGGCGATTAAGCTATCACTTACTAAGCCTGGAGGAAGCTATCACATTGTTGCAGGAGCTTTCCGTATGGAAGAAAATGCACAAACACGTGTGGACCAACTTACAGAGCAAGGTTTTAAAGCTCGCAAGATAGGAACTAATAAATATGGCCTTCATCAAGTAGTGTATGGAAGCTATACAGACTCTCAAGAGGCTCTTGCCGCATTAAAGTCTATACGCAGTACAGATAATAAGGAAGCGTGGCTTCTTGTACAAGAAATGGAATAA